The proteins below are encoded in one region of Brassica napus cultivar Da-Ae chromosome A6, Da-Ae, whole genome shotgun sequence:
- the LOC106348006 gene encoding agamous-like MADS-box protein AGL27 isoform X1, which yields MGRKKVEIKRIENKSSRQVTFCKRRNGLIEKARQLSVLCESSVAVFVVSATGKLYNSSSGDNLSKIIDRYKIQQADDLQTLDLEEITRNYLPHKKLLELVQSNLEEANVDGVSVDSLNSLEEQLETALSVTRATKTKLMMEFLKTRREKEKLLIEENLVLASKVTEIWKQTFLVTRDETSMLPEYRFGNNPPETLSLLK from the exons ATGGGAAGAAAAAAAGTGGAGATCAAGCGGATCGAGAACAAGAGCAGTCGACAAGTCACTTTCTGCAAAAGACGCAATGGTCTCATTGAGAAAGCTAGACAGCTTTCTGTTCTCTGTGAATCTTCCGTCGCTGTTTTCGTCGTCTCCGCTACAGGAAAACTTTACAACTCCTCCTCCGGCGACAA CTTGTCCAAGATCATCGATCGTTATAAGATACAACAAGCTGATGACCTTCAAACCTTG GATCTTGAGGAAATAACTCGGAATTATCTTCCACATAAGAAGTTACTTGAACTAGTCCAAAG CAACCTTGAAGAAGCGAATGTCGATGGTGTAAGTGTAGATTCTCTAAATTCGCTGGAGGAGCAACTCGAGACTGCTCTGTCCGTAACTAGAGCTACAAag ACAAAATTAATGATGGAGTTTTTGAAGACTCGTAGAGAAAAG GAGAAGTTGCTGATAGAAGAGAATCTGGTTCTAGCTAGCAAGGTAACAGAG ATTTGGAAGCAGACGTTCCTAGTAACACGGGATGAGACATCAATGTTACCGGAATATAGATTCGGTAACAATCCACCGGAGACTCTCTCGCTGCTCAAGTAA
- the LOC106348006 gene encoding agamous-like MADS-box protein AGL27 isoform X2 — MGRKKVEIKRIENKSSRQVTFCKRRNGLIEKARQLSVLCESSVAVFVVSATGKLYNSSSGDNLSKIIDRYKIQQADDLQTLDLEEITRNYLPHKKLLELVQSNLEEANVDGVSVDSLNSLEEQLETALSVTRATKTKLMMEFLKTRREKEKLLIEENLVLASKIWKQTFLVTRDETSMLPEYRFGNNPPETLSLLK; from the exons ATGGGAAGAAAAAAAGTGGAGATCAAGCGGATCGAGAACAAGAGCAGTCGACAAGTCACTTTCTGCAAAAGACGCAATGGTCTCATTGAGAAAGCTAGACAGCTTTCTGTTCTCTGTGAATCTTCCGTCGCTGTTTTCGTCGTCTCCGCTACAGGAAAACTTTACAACTCCTCCTCCGGCGACAA CTTGTCCAAGATCATCGATCGTTATAAGATACAACAAGCTGATGACCTTCAAACCTTG GATCTTGAGGAAATAACTCGGAATTATCTTCCACATAAGAAGTTACTTGAACTAGTCCAAAG CAACCTTGAAGAAGCGAATGTCGATGGTGTAAGTGTAGATTCTCTAAATTCGCTGGAGGAGCAACTCGAGACTGCTCTGTCCGTAACTAGAGCTACAAag ACAAAATTAATGATGGAGTTTTTGAAGACTCGTAGAGAAAAG GAGAAGTTGCTGATAGAAGAGAATCTGGTTCTAGCTAGCAAG ATTTGGAAGCAGACGTTCCTAGTAACACGGGATGAGACATCAATGTTACCGGAATATAGATTCGGTAACAATCCACCGGAGACTCTCTCGCTGCTCAAGTAA
- the LOC106348004 gene encoding protein MADS AFFECTING FLOWERING 5-like isoform X2, with product MGRRKVEIKRIENKSSRQVTFCKRRNGLIEKARQLSVLCGSSVAVLIVSSTGKVYSSSSGDSMAKILKHYEVQHADKLKTLDLTEKTQNYVSLNELLETVQRLALRLHLNFCIFLFFPLSFTLLLIYDCICSKIEAANVDNISVQSLIFLEEQFKTALSLTRARKTELMMQLVKSLQEKEKLLRDENTVLASQLAEMGKEKEFLETEDERAMLLEYSSGNNPRETLPLLK from the exons ATGGGAAGGAGAAAAGTGGAGATCAAACGAATTGAGAACAAAAGCAGTCGACAAGTTACTTTCTGTAAACGACGCAATGGTCTCATAGAGAAAGCTCGCCAGCTCTCAGTTCTCTGTGGATCCTCCGTTGCTGTTCTCATCGTTTCCTCTACCGGGAAAGTCTATAGCTCTTCATCCGGCGATAG CATGGCCAAGATTCTCAAGCATTACGAAGTACAACATGCTGATAAGCTTAAAACCTTG GATCTCACAGAAAAAACTCAGAATTACGTTTCACTCAATGAGTTACTAGAAACAGTCCAACGGTTAGCACTAAGACTCCATCTTAATTTTTGcatcttccttttttttcccCTTTCTTTTACTCTTTTGCTGATCTATGACTGTATATGCAGCAAGATTGAAGCAGCGAACGTTGATAATATAAGCGTACAGTCTCTAATATTCTTGGAAGAGCAGTTCAAGACTGCTCTGTCTTTAACTAGAGCTAGGAAG ACAGAACTAATGATGCAGCTTGTAAAAAGCCTTCAAGAAAAG gAGAAGCTGTTGAGAGACGAGAACACGGTTTTGGCTAGCCAGCTTGCAGAG ATGGGGAAGGAGAAGGAGTTTCTGGAGACAGAGGATGAAAGAGCAATGTTACTAGAATATAGCTCCGGCAATAACCCACGGGAGACTCTTCCGCTTCTCAAGTAA
- the LOC106348004 gene encoding protein MADS AFFECTING FLOWERING 5-like isoform X1, whose protein sequence is MGRRKVEIKRIENKSSRQVTFCKRRNGLIEKARQLSVLCGSSVAVLIVSSTGKVYSSSSGDSMAKILKHYEVQHADKLKTLDLTEKTQNYVSLNELLETVQRLALRLHLNFCIFLFFPLSFTLLLIYDCICSKIEAANVDNISVQSLIFLEEQFKTALSLTRARKTELMMQLVKSLQEKEKLLRDENTVLASQLAEKQINFLQMGKEKEFLETEDERAMLLEYSSGNNPRETLPLLK, encoded by the exons ATGGGAAGGAGAAAAGTGGAGATCAAACGAATTGAGAACAAAAGCAGTCGACAAGTTACTTTCTGTAAACGACGCAATGGTCTCATAGAGAAAGCTCGCCAGCTCTCAGTTCTCTGTGGATCCTCCGTTGCTGTTCTCATCGTTTCCTCTACCGGGAAAGTCTATAGCTCTTCATCCGGCGATAG CATGGCCAAGATTCTCAAGCATTACGAAGTACAACATGCTGATAAGCTTAAAACCTTG GATCTCACAGAAAAAACTCAGAATTACGTTTCACTCAATGAGTTACTAGAAACAGTCCAACGGTTAGCACTAAGACTCCATCTTAATTTTTGcatcttccttttttttcccCTTTCTTTTACTCTTTTGCTGATCTATGACTGTATATGCAGCAAGATTGAAGCAGCGAACGTTGATAATATAAGCGTACAGTCTCTAATATTCTTGGAAGAGCAGTTCAAGACTGCTCTGTCTTTAACTAGAGCTAGGAAG ACAGAACTAATGATGCAGCTTGTAAAAAGCCTTCAAGAAAAG gAGAAGCTGTTGAGAGACGAGAACACGGTTTTGGCTAGCCAGCTTGCAGAG aaacaaataaatttctTACAGATGGGGAAGGAGAAGGAGTTTCTGGAGACAGAGGATGAAAGAGCAATGTTACTAGAATATAGCTCCGGCAATAACCCACGGGAGACTCTTCCGCTTCTCAAGTAA
- the LOC106348004 gene encoding protein MADS AFFECTING FLOWERING 5-like isoform X3, with protein MGRRKVEIKRIENKSSRQVTFCKRRNGLIEKARQLSVLCGSSVAVLIVSSTGKVYSSSSGDSMAKILKHYEVQHADKLKTLDLTEKTQNYVSLNELLETVQRKIEAANVDNISVQSLIFLEEQFKTALSLTRARKTELMMQLVKSLQEKEKLLRDENTVLASQLAEKQINFLQMGKEKEFLETEDERAMLLEYSSGNNPRETLPLLK; from the exons ATGGGAAGGAGAAAAGTGGAGATCAAACGAATTGAGAACAAAAGCAGTCGACAAGTTACTTTCTGTAAACGACGCAATGGTCTCATAGAGAAAGCTCGCCAGCTCTCAGTTCTCTGTGGATCCTCCGTTGCTGTTCTCATCGTTTCCTCTACCGGGAAAGTCTATAGCTCTTCATCCGGCGATAG CATGGCCAAGATTCTCAAGCATTACGAAGTACAACATGCTGATAAGCTTAAAACCTTG GATCTCACAGAAAAAACTCAGAATTACGTTTCACTCAATGAGTTACTAGAAACAGTCCAACG CAAGATTGAAGCAGCGAACGTTGATAATATAAGCGTACAGTCTCTAATATTCTTGGAAGAGCAGTTCAAGACTGCTCTGTCTTTAACTAGAGCTAGGAAG ACAGAACTAATGATGCAGCTTGTAAAAAGCCTTCAAGAAAAG gAGAAGCTGTTGAGAGACGAGAACACGGTTTTGGCTAGCCAGCTTGCAGAG aaacaaataaatttctTACAGATGGGGAAGGAGAAGGAGTTTCTGGAGACAGAGGATGAAAGAGCAATGTTACTAGAATATAGCTCCGGCAATAACCCACGGGAGACTCTTCCGCTTCTCAAGTAA
- the LOC106348004 gene encoding protein MADS AFFECTING FLOWERING 5-like isoform X4: protein MGRRKVEIKRIENKSSRQVTFCKRRNGLIEKARQLSVLCGSSVAVLIVSSTGKVYSSSSGDSMAKILKHYEVQHADKLKTLDLTEKTQNYVSLNELLETVQRKIEAANVDNISVQSLIFLEEQFKTALSLTRARKTELMMQLVKSLQEKEKLLRDENTVLASQLAEMGKEKEFLETEDERAMLLEYSSGNNPRETLPLLK from the exons ATGGGAAGGAGAAAAGTGGAGATCAAACGAATTGAGAACAAAAGCAGTCGACAAGTTACTTTCTGTAAACGACGCAATGGTCTCATAGAGAAAGCTCGCCAGCTCTCAGTTCTCTGTGGATCCTCCGTTGCTGTTCTCATCGTTTCCTCTACCGGGAAAGTCTATAGCTCTTCATCCGGCGATAG CATGGCCAAGATTCTCAAGCATTACGAAGTACAACATGCTGATAAGCTTAAAACCTTG GATCTCACAGAAAAAACTCAGAATTACGTTTCACTCAATGAGTTACTAGAAACAGTCCAACG CAAGATTGAAGCAGCGAACGTTGATAATATAAGCGTACAGTCTCTAATATTCTTGGAAGAGCAGTTCAAGACTGCTCTGTCTTTAACTAGAGCTAGGAAG ACAGAACTAATGATGCAGCTTGTAAAAAGCCTTCAAGAAAAG gAGAAGCTGTTGAGAGACGAGAACACGGTTTTGGCTAGCCAGCTTGCAGAG ATGGGGAAGGAGAAGGAGTTTCTGGAGACAGAGGATGAAAGAGCAATGTTACTAGAATATAGCTCCGGCAATAACCCACGGGAGACTCTTCCGCTTCTCAAGTAA
- the LOC106348003 gene encoding uncharacterized protein LOC106348003 isoform X2, translating to MNFNSVFQSLTELFPQIDERILRTVAREHPTDADEAAAVVISEVVPLFPQEWEVHVPKRKLHHLPLCKEPETQHEDALSQWLHPSHLPQSYLALLNEEEEEEEKSTPDLKPLLDYAVKKVVLPSRDAAAGARREVRTIYSASNNTASSVVKPSIRVQSQTNNEQLSGSSSKVPVAGRSSRKAAHPWSNYSEKLRSWKKRSSDFSQLHGQCKYVPSWQSNQSNCKSYTTERERKQRIDDNIKALAKLLPHEVKEDSSEVILNEIVDHVKLLQLEMKELSLNRLGGEPISHPMTFIEGFGHYIHHEEMMTKPLEEMMEDLLANDPDAAARLLESKGLYLMPLSSVQDLC from the exons ATGAATTTCAACTCAGTGTTTCAATCTCTCACGGAGCTTTTTCCACAG ATTGATGAAAGGATACTAAGAACAGTTGCAAGGGAGCACCCAACGGATGCTGATGAAGCTGCGGCTGTTGTTATCTCGGAGGTTGTTCCTTTATTTCCCCAAGAATGGGAAGTTCATGTTCCGAAAAGGAAACTCCATCATCTTCCTCTCTGCAAAG AGCCTGAAACGCAACATGAAGACGCTCTGTCTCAATGGCTTCATCCATCTCACCTTCCGCAGAGTTACCTTGCTttgctcaacgaagaagaagaggaagaagaaaaatcaACACCTGATTTAAAACCTCTTCTCGATTACGCTGTGAAGAAAGTGGTTCTTCCGAGTCGTGATGCAGCGGCTGGTGCACGACGAGAAGTCCGAACCATATACTCAGCCTCTAACAACACTGCTTCTTCCGTGGTCAAACCTTCTATCCGTGTGCAAAGCCAAACCAACAATGAACAACTCTCT GGAAGTAGCAGCAAGGTTCCTGTGGCTGGACGTTCCTCACGCAAGGCGGCGCACCCATGGTCTAACTACTCTGAG AAGCTGAGAAGTTGGAAAAAACGAAGCAGTGACTTCTCACAGCTTCATGGCCAATGCAAATATGTACCCTCTTGGCAATCTAACCAAAGCAACTGCAAAAGTTATACCACTGAGCGT GAGCGCAAGCAGCGAATTGATGACAACATCAAGGCATTAGCGAAACTGCTCCCGCATGAAGTCAAG GAAGATAGCTCTGAAGTGATACTGAATGAAATTGTTGATCATGTGAAGCTTCTTCAGCTAGAGATGAAG GAACTAAGTCTAAACAGGTTGGGAGGAGAACCAATATCTCATCCTATGACGTTCATTGAG GGATTTGGTCACTACATCCATCACGAGGAGATGATGACAAAGCCTCTGGAGGAAATGATGGAAGATCTGCTCGCAAATGATCCTGATGCTGCGGCTCGCTTGTTGGAGAGCAAAGGCCTTTACTTGATGCCTTTGTCCTCAGTCCAAGACTTGTGCTGA
- the LOC106348003 gene encoding uncharacterized protein LOC106348003 isoform X1: MNFNSVFQSLTELFPQIDERILRTVAREHPTDADEAAAVVISEVVPLFPQEWEVHVPKRKLHHLPLCKVEPETQHEDALSQWLHPSHLPQSYLALLNEEEEEEEKSTPDLKPLLDYAVKKVVLPSRDAAAGARREVRTIYSASNNTASSVVKPSIRVQSQTNNEQLSGSSSKVPVAGRSSRKAAHPWSNYSEKLRSWKKRSSDFSQLHGQCKYVPSWQSNQSNCKSYTTERERKQRIDDNIKALAKLLPHEVKEDSSEVILNEIVDHVKLLQLEMKELSLNRLGGEPISHPMTFIEGFGHYIHHEEMMTKPLEEMMEDLLANDPDAAARLLESKGLYLMPLSSVQDLC, from the exons ATGAATTTCAACTCAGTGTTTCAATCTCTCACGGAGCTTTTTCCACAG ATTGATGAAAGGATACTAAGAACAGTTGCAAGGGAGCACCCAACGGATGCTGATGAAGCTGCGGCTGTTGTTATCTCGGAGGTTGTTCCTTTATTTCCCCAAGAATGGGAAGTTCATGTTCCGAAAAGGAAACTCCATCATCTTCCTCTCTGCAAAG TAGAGCCTGAAACGCAACATGAAGACGCTCTGTCTCAATGGCTTCATCCATCTCACCTTCCGCAGAGTTACCTTGCTttgctcaacgaagaagaagaggaagaagaaaaatcaACACCTGATTTAAAACCTCTTCTCGATTACGCTGTGAAGAAAGTGGTTCTTCCGAGTCGTGATGCAGCGGCTGGTGCACGACGAGAAGTCCGAACCATATACTCAGCCTCTAACAACACTGCTTCTTCCGTGGTCAAACCTTCTATCCGTGTGCAAAGCCAAACCAACAATGAACAACTCTCT GGAAGTAGCAGCAAGGTTCCTGTGGCTGGACGTTCCTCACGCAAGGCGGCGCACCCATGGTCTAACTACTCTGAG AAGCTGAGAAGTTGGAAAAAACGAAGCAGTGACTTCTCACAGCTTCATGGCCAATGCAAATATGTACCCTCTTGGCAATCTAACCAAAGCAACTGCAAAAGTTATACCACTGAGCGT GAGCGCAAGCAGCGAATTGATGACAACATCAAGGCATTAGCGAAACTGCTCCCGCATGAAGTCAAG GAAGATAGCTCTGAAGTGATACTGAATGAAATTGTTGATCATGTGAAGCTTCTTCAGCTAGAGATGAAG GAACTAAGTCTAAACAGGTTGGGAGGAGAACCAATATCTCATCCTATGACGTTCATTGAG GGATTTGGTCACTACATCCATCACGAGGAGATGATGACAAAGCCTCTGGAGGAAATGATGGAAGATCTGCTCGCAAATGATCCTGATGCTGCGGCTCGCTTGTTGGAGAGCAAAGGCCTTTACTTGATGCCTTTGTCCTCAGTCCAAGACTTGTGCTGA